The genomic segment TCCACTACAGCCGGGCCAAGCTgcgggggctgctgctggagggtgccagcctcctgctgctgcgGGTGCTGGCACGCCGGCAGACAATGCCCCCAGACCTTGTCTTCCCAGCCATCAACACCGAGGGTGACCTCTGCACCTGCAGCTATGTGAGCCACCAGCCAGGGGAGCCTGTGGGATGGGGGCATCTGGGTCAGGTTGGGGTAACCAGGATGGGATGTGGGAAGTGGGAGTGGGCAGAATGTGTTTAACAGCATGAGGGGACACATGGGGATGGCACCTGGGGGCAGGAGTGACTCGGAGACAAGGCTGAGCCCTGGGTGTACCGCCCCCAGTCTGCCCTGGGCATCCAGCGGCAGGCAGTGGGCTCGGCAGAGACAGAGGTGTTTGTGATTGAGCGAGCCGTGCACACCAGCACAGGTGCCTCCACTGTCTGGCACAGCAGCTTCCTCCCCAACGGGTAAGGGCAGGGGTCCATCAGAggcaccccagccctgccagacTGGTGGGACCCAGGATGGGGAGGTCAAGGGCTCTTCCCCTCACAGGCATTTGGCTCAGCTGATGCAGATTGGCTCCCCGGTGCTGATGGTTCTACAGGATGAGTCCATCCTCATCAATTCAGGTACTGAGGAGGGGAGGCTTGTGCCCCCCAGCACGGGCTGCCCCTGCCTCCTGTCTGGAAGTCAAGGGGGAacaccctgccctgcctttctGCTGCCAGGTAGGTTTGAGCCCCAGCTCCCCTTCCCCAAAGAGCCCCGGGACTGGGAGGAGGacatccagctctgctcctgcttcctGGACAGGAAGGTAAGATGGGTGGAcatggggacaaggggacaTGGGGCTGTGCCAGTCTCCAGCAGGGCCTCCCCTGGTGTGCCCAGGAGGCACATTGAGGGGGCAGGCTGACCAACATCCCTCCTCACACCTTCTTAAGTGTGGGAAAGGACCTAGGCTCCTGTCCCCctcagcctggcactgcccagggggGAAATGTGTGTTCATGCTCATCTCACCCACCCTGTCCACCCCActccaggaggagctgcaaCTATCCCATGCTGCCTACCTCCAGCAGCACCCCGAGGTCCGGGCACTGCTGTCTGACTTCCTACGGGCAttgctcctccagcagccacaggaCCCCATCTCCTTTGCTGCAGAATTCTTTGCCTACCAGCGGCCCATTGGGACCCCCTTTGCCTCCACTGGGGCtaccagccccctccccaactCCCCACCTGGCCACCCTCCAGCTGACAGCAAATAAagcagccagcactgcctgtCCAGTCTCATTTGCtttggggaaactgaggctcAGGGAGGGCAGGTGGAGCTGAGCTGTATGCTAAAGCCCCATCATGCCTTTTGGGTGGGACCCTGTGCCACTCACAGCTGTTCTAGCTCTTCCTTAGGGGGTGGAGGGTGCCTGGGGTGCACTTTAGAGCAGGGCCAGGCTCAGATCCCTGCGCCTGCCACCACCCCACATGATCCTGGGGGACACCCCTTGCTCACCTCCCTGTGGGACGCAGCCTGGCTGGCAGAAGGATGCCCCAAGATGGGCAGCTGGTACTAACCAGGCACCCACAGGAGCACCTGAGCTGCTCCCCCTTCCGCCTCCACAGCCACGAGGGTCCTGGGGATGGGGTGCCCCACTATTGTTGGCACAGCTTGACACTGCAACACTGGCACCCCATCTTTGGTGGGAAGGTCCCTGCACCCGAGGGTGATGTGAGCGCTCTGTGGCACAGAGCCTGCCTGGCTGGGTGCTTCCCACAGCAGCTAACGGTGCATTTTGATCTCCTTATGCAACATGTGCCTGCTTCCTCCTCACTCCCACTTCTATGGCATTTCCCCTACTCCCGTGGGGCCAGCCCTCCCTTCTCGCTCTGTGGGACACTCCCCTGTCCCCCCGGTCACCCAAGCAGAACCTTTGGCATGTGATGGAGAGTGACATGCAGACATCTTCCCACACCCCAGTGAGGGTGACTCGTGTTTGCACGTGTGTGAGGcaaaggggagggaaggggccTCCTGGCACCGGGGGGGAACCGAGACTGTGTGTTCATAGGGGTAGGGAAGGAGCACTTCCTTCTCctatccttctcctctcctcctgaGGGAGGGCGGGGGAATGACACAACCGCGGGGGGTTCTTTAAAAGCTGGGCTGCCGGCACTGCACTCAGTGCTGAAAtcagggagcctcagcactgTGGCTGGACCGGGTCCACCCATGGCATCACTGGAACCAGGTGAGTTTTACAACACTTCTTGGGTCCCCTTGTGCCTCCTGTTGTCCCCCTAGACCCCCTTCCCTCCACCCTGGGTTGCTGTTCTCCATCTTTCAGTGGGCACCATCCCTCCCAGCTTGTCCTGGATTCCCCCACCTGCATCATCCTCTGTTCCCTCAAGCCTGGGAATGTGATTCAACCAATACCCAGGATGTAGGTGGGCTGCAGAGGGGGGATTAGGACCAGTACCAGCTTCTTGTTCTCACTCAATGCccatccagcagcaggagctggggcagggtccCCTCCGGTCCCTGCTGCCCAGAAATGCACTTGGCTCTTGGACTGGAGAAGAAGGGGCTGAGACCAAGGGTTTTAGGGACACCTGAGCTGGAGGTGGCATCTGATCCTTTTGGGTAGTCTTTGATAGATCCCATAAAGCCACTGTCATGGCCTTCTTGGGAAACTGGTGCTTGTCCCCCATGAGGTTCATCAGGCAGGGTCAGGTGGGACTGGAGGAAGCTGGTACCAGGGCTGCCAGTGTCCTCATCCCCATGGCAGGTTGCCAcctcccctcctcttccttgTCCCCCTCAGGCCTCACCAGGTCCCTGAACAGGGGCCAAGAGCAGAGTTACAGCACTGGCAGGAGCCCCAAACCCCCACAGCGCCCTGGCACTCAGGACCAGACCTACCTGGAAGAGCTCATCAGCATCCCCAAGGGCAGTGGGGTAGGCACTGCAAGGCTGCCTCAGGGAGGGTGGGGGAGTGGGAcagtgctgcagggagctgtggggaggcGGGGAGGCAAAGGGCCACTGCAGTGGGGAGTATGTGTCTTGGTCATGCCCTGGGGACATGCCCCCAGCACCCCAGACCCAGCTCAGGCAAGTCACAGCCTTAGATTGAGTGTTTCTATGTTTAAAGTTTTCCAGACGGAGAAACTGAGACAATGGGGCAAGGATCACCCCACTGCTCACACACCTCCTGGGCCACCCATGGATGACCCAAGTGGGGCTCCCCAAGGCTGCTTGCACCCCACCAGCCACCTCCATCCTTGTCTGGTCTCAGGGCAGTGGAACAGAGAAGGGGAAGGAATGGATTCCCTAGTCAGGAGGAGTAGCAAAAGCAGAGGACAGCAGTGGAATTCCATGGGATGCAATTAATAGTGCCTGACAGTGCTGGGACTCCCCTGCAAATCACTGTCCAATGGGTGAGATGGGACTCACTGCCCCTCCAGCATTGCTGCTAacagggagaggctgggggcAGCAGTTCCCTCTCCAAAACAGTCAGGAAAATGACCTCCATGTGCTAAACACATCCACATGGGCAGCACTGGGCTAAAGGGGACTGGATGTGCAATTAGGAGGCACTGGTTTTGAACGGGAGCTCCTAGCTCTGAcctgctgctctgtcccagcctgggTTCAGCTTTAGGAAACTCTGGGCTTTCACCGGTCCCGGCTTCCTCATGAGCATCGCCTACTTGGACCCAGGCAACGTGGAGTCAGACCTGCAATGCGGGGCACTGGCGGGATTCAAGGTGAGCCCTGCTCCGGGCTCAGGAAGCGGGCGGGGGTTTCGTAAGCTCTCCAGCACCAACGGCTGCCCATGGcagctgccttccccagcccgGGAGCAGAAAGGGCACGGGGGGCCCTCGCCACAGGGAGAGGCCACCCAGGGGGGCACCCCTCTGACTGGGCAGGAGAGCACCTGCACCCCCTCTCTTCCCTGCAACCCCGGTTGAACTGGGGACCCCCAGGCGGCCGGATCCTGTCCAGTACCCAGTCCCtactgcctccctccctcctgccccccagctgctgtgggtgctgctgtgggccaccgtcctggggctgctgtgccagcgCCTGGCCATCCGTCTAGGCGTGGTGACCGGGAAGGACCTGAGCGAGATTTGCTACCACTATTACCCCAAGGTGAGCAACACGGGGAGACCCCCGGGGTCGCAGTCTGGGGCGGACCCTGTGCTTGGGCTGGTGACAGTCCTAGCAGGGACTtgcagggctggagaggagcagaaagatGCTGTGATAGACCTGCCTCTCTCAGgggctccccaaagccccccaagccccggtgtcccccacCTAGTGCCCACACCCCTGCAGTAGAGTGAGAGGTGGTAAACAGCTACTTCAGTGTCCTGGTGTGACCTGGGGACACATGAGAGCGTCCCCCACGGGAGTGAGCCCAGGCGTCGGGGCAGCAACGCGAAGCCGAGACGCAGGAAGCCTGTGCATGTTGGGGCAGAAAACTGGGGGGGCTCGAGGGGAGGGATCACATGGAGGGGGGGTGTTAGGGGTCCCGTCTAAATGTCAAGATCCTGATCAAGCAAGGAGATGCTGGCTGAATGACAGGACCCCAAAAGGAGAGTTGGACACATCCCTCTGCCCCACCTCCCTCAAATCCCCGTATCCAAACAGATGGGTCCCATCCTCAGCTCtcatggggcagggatgggggtgggggggagcagggaacagggaacaggcTCGGATTTAGCATCCGTCTTTCATCCTGAGGCTGTGTTGTGAAAGAAGCTGAGGGGGGTCCCCATGCTGCTCTGCATGGCCAGCTACAGCCTGGAGACAGGGATTTGCACCCAGGATGCTGTGCCGACTTGCCCAGAGCCACACGCCACTGTGGGCTCAGGCACCTCATGGTGCCCCGTCCCCTCCAGGTGCCCCGTGTGCTGCTCTGGCTCATGATTGAGATCGCCATCGTTGGCTCCGACATGCAGGAGGTGATTGGGACAGCCATTGCTTTCAGCCTGCTTTCAGCTGGCCGGTGAGCCTCCCCATAGGGACCCCCAGCTTTCCCCAAGGGCCTACTCCACAGAGGGCCGTGTATCTAATCCCACCCCTGGCCATTCTGCAGC from the Poecile atricapillus isolate bPoeAtr1 chromosome 5, bPoeAtr1.hap1, whole genome shotgun sequence genome contains:
- the CATIP gene encoding ciliogenesis-associated TTC17-interacting protein isoform X1, translated to MEPPPESPQEAPTMADAAADFLSLIGLKELERCLFAEMLAVVAVGASPRDKAEGQWWMAAQWAPYQREGEPMQSCVLVQTRFRGKQDGVPASSTLKAYVTWQLETLEQEEQECLEVTDTVVACPLPCVLPAGLRCALQWHLPGGCAPCKATLRPHPTEKTTHIVSQEHGMTVTKTLQEGEAEPQCQSFHYSRAKLRGLLLEGASLLLLRVLARRQTMPPDLVFPAINTEGDLCTCSYSALGIQRQAVGSAETEVFVIERAVHTSTGASTVWHSSFLPNGHLAQLMQIGSPVLMVLQDESILINSGRFEPQLPFPKEPRDWEEDIQLCSCFLDRKEELQLSHAAYLQQHPEVRALLSDFLRALLLQQPQDPISFAAEFFAYQRPIGTPFASTGATSPLPNSPPGHPPADSK